GCTCGCGACGCCCATCAGCAACACCGTCGCGGTCAGCACGAACTTGCGGCCGAGCCGGTCGCCGAGCACGCCGAACACGCATCCGCCGAGCGGACGCACCGCGAAGCCGACGAAGTAGGTGCCGAAACTCGCGATCAGCCGCATCTGCGTGGTTTGCGACGGGAAGAACAGCGGCCCGAACACCAGGGCCGAGGCGAGCGTATACAACGCGAAATCGTAGTATTCGAGCGCGCTGCCGAGCGAGCAGGTCCAGGCCGCGCGGTTCAGCTGCCGGGTATCGACGCCGCGGCGTGCGCCGCCCTCTGCATCGTGCCGCGCGGGCGGCGGGGGAATGCGATCCATCGTGGTTGTCTCCTGTCTCCTGCTTCCGTTCCTCAACCCGTTCGCGCGGCGCGCGGCGGGACGTCGGCCCGCTCATGCGGCGGGTGCTTTCGGGAATGCGAGGGCCGAGCGTGGAACCCGCCGCGGCGGCTGTCGCGGCGAGGCTCGTGTGATCGGCTGTCGGTATGTTGGGGCGCCTGTCGCGGGCCGCGCCAATAGTCTTTTTTGATTCGGTGATCACGACGGCTGATTACCGCACACGCCAGTAGCGGGTGTGGTCGCGATTGCATGCGGATCGCGATGCGGTGGGAACGGGGGCGAATGGATCAGCGCCCGGTGGGCGCCGCGATGGAGAGGATGACGGGGATTGAACGGGAACGGCCGGCGTACCGGCCATCGCGCTATGGCAGCGAATCGCAGGCGCCGGCGGTGTGTTCGACGTAGCGCTGCACGTTCTGGAGCATGGCGTCGCAAGCCGGGATCAGTTGCGCCTGCTGCTTGCGAATCGGATTGAACTCCCCTTTCAAGCCGCCGTTCTTGCGCAGAACGACCGCCGCGTACTCGGTGGCGAAGGCCGGACACGATTTGGTCAGGCGTTGCCAGTCCGCGCCGGGCCCGGTCCCCACCACGTCACTGGTGGCGTCCGGGCATTTCGGGTTCTGGCTCTTCCGGATCTTGCAGGACAGCTTGCCTTTGAACTGATCCAGCATGCAACCGTCCTGACTCGCCGTGTATTTCTGGAACAGCGTCTCGAGCGAGGGATCGGCTCGCCGCGCGCCGTAGGAGGTTTGGAACAGTCCGGCTTCGGCGCTGCCGGGATCGTTGAAGCACTGGCTCACGTCGCGCCCTTCGCAATATTTTCCCGAACTCTCGCGCATACCCAGGCCGAGCAGCAGCAGATAGGTGTGCCGCAAGGTGTCCACGCCCGACTGTTCGTTGCGCATGCCGAGTTGCTTGAAGATGGCGTCGTAGGCGGCCAGCCCGTCGGTTTTCTCGTGCTCGAGCGAGGCGGCGCTGGATGCGACCACGACATCGGCGTTCGCCGGATGACAGACGGAACGCGCGAACACCAGCGACAGGCCGACGACGTAGGACTTCGGGGCGAGGCCGCGATCGCGCCAGTCAATGCTTCGGCAGGATGACGCGGAGACGATGTTGGTGATCGCCGCGACAGAATCAGTGGGAGCGGCCAGCGCGCCGGCCTGAGCGCTCGCGGTGACCGAATAGATCTGCAGAAACGCGGCACCAAATGCGGTGACGGCCAGGCCATTGACTCGTTTCACGTTCCACCCCCTGTTTGTTCGTATCTTTTTTTCGACGGCCTGGATGTGTTTGCAAGATGAAATCTAGCAGAAATGATTGGGAAAGCAACGCCGTTCGCGCACTCCGATCCGATCCGGCGCCCGCCTCTCTTTACCGATGAATCCGCGCAACGCTCACGAGGCTCGACATCAGCGTCACCGCCGCCGCCAACCCGAAGGCCAGTCGCGTGAACGCCGTGCCCGGCACGCCGGCGCCGCCCCCAGCGCGGCGCCCAGCGACTGCCCCATGGTCTTCGCGGTCGACGGCACGCCCGACGCAAACAACGAGCGCGCCTTCGGGACGTTGCCGAGCATTCCGCTGTTGTTCGGCGGCAGGAACAGGCCGTACCCGGTCCCGCACCGGCAGAGGCGCCACAACAGGATCGTGCCGATCGACGCCGGCGAAGGCATGCAGGCACTCAGCGCGAGACCGGTGGCCATCACGATCACGCCCGCCGACGACGACAGCGTGCCATTGATGCGCCCCGCCAGCTTGCCGGCCAGCGGCGCGACCACCACCACCGCGAGCGGCCACGCCGTGAAGATGAAGGCCGACTCCAGCACGCCGTAGCCATAGGCCGACGGCGACCGTGGGGCCGTCACCGGCCGGGCTTTCGGTCGATCCCGGCCGGCGACATCGATGGCGCGCGGCGCGCCACCGTGATGCGCGCCTCGTGGCGCGCTTCCGGCCTACGGCCGGTGATACCCGCCCACCACCCCGCGCGGCGACAGCACCCACTGCCACAGCTGGATCTCGCGCGCGCGAAAGCCGCCCGCGCACGACAGCAGGTAGTAGCGCCACATCCGGCGGAACGTCTCGCCCTTCTCGGCAGCGAAGCGCGGCCAGGCCGCGTCGAAGTTCCGGTACCAGGCCATCAACGTCCGGTCGTAGTCGGCGCCAAAGTTGTGAAGATCCTCGACCACGAACAGCCCTTCGAGCGCTTCCGTCACATGCGCGAGCGCCGGGATTTCGCCGTTCGGGAAAATGTAGCGGTCGATCCACGGATCGGGCGTGGTCTCGCGGCGGTTCTTGCCGATCGTGTGCAGCAGGAACAGCCCGTCGTCGGCGAGGCAGCGCTGCGCGACTTCCATGTAGGTTCGATAGTTGCGCGCGCCGACGTGCTCGAACATGCCGACGCTGGCGATCCGGTCGAAGCGTTCGTCCACGTCGCGGTAGTCGGTCAGGCGAAACTCGATCGGCAGGTGCGCATAGCGCTTCGCGCCCCAGGCCGCCTGCTCCTTCGAAATCGTCACGCCGACGCACGACACGCCGTAGCGCTCCGCCGCGTAACCCATCAGGCTGCCCCAGCCGCAGCCGATGTCGAGCAGCCGCATGCCGGGCTTGAGCCCGAGTTTCCGGCAGATCAGGTCGAGCTTGTGCTCCTGGGCCTGATCCAGCGTCGTCGCGCCGTCGCCCCAGTAGCCGCAGGTGTAGGTCATGCGCCGGTCGAGCATGGCCTCGTAGAACGCGTTGCCGATGTCGTAGTGCTGCTCGCCCACCTGCCACGCGCGGCGCGCGGTCTGGCGATTGGTCCAGCGTGCCCGCAGCGCCTGCCAGATCAGCCGCGTGCCATGCACCTGCTCGTCCACCCGCGCCATCAGGATGCGGCGGAACAGTTCGTCGAGCTGGTCGCACTCCCACTGCCCCTGCATGTAGGCTTCGCCGAAGCCGAGGTTGCCGTAGGCGAGCACGCGCTCGGGTACCTTGGGGTCGAGAAGCCGGATGTCCCACGGGCGTGAACCGTCGAGACGGACGTCGGCGCGCGACAGCAGTTCCTCGACAAGCCGATAGGCGGCGGACGTATGCACCTCCGCCTGCACGGGTTCGACGCGATCTTCCGGTTGTGTGGCCACGGTCGCTGCCTCCATTCTCAGGTTGGCCGAATTCGAACATCCATCGCTGCGCCCGATGCCGCGCTGCTCCGCATTCGTGCCGTCAGGACGGAAACGATACCATTGCGGAAAGCGGGCCATGGGCAGTCGTCACTTCCGGGGATCGACCCGGAGCGCGAAAATGAAAATACTACGTTCCGTTGCCTGCTGCATTGATTCGTGCGTGCGCAAAGACTTCTACGCCCGACGCAATAATCCTGCCGCCGCGCATTAATCTGCTTACGCAAAGCTGTCATTTTTGAAAGCCGCGAAGTGCTCGTGCGCTTTCGTTTTACCAGTCCCGTTTACCGGTCCCTATCGATTTCTTTTGATTGGCATTCGACAGTAACGCGGCGGCCCGGTACGGAGAGCAGCAACGAGGCGGATCGCGGGCGCGGCGCGTCGTGAGCGGACAGACGCGGGGCCGGAAAACCGGCCGGCAGGAATCGGGATGCAGGACGGGCCGGCTCAATCGCCAACGCCGTCACCAAGACAAACGTACCGCGCGCCTCACACCGCCGGCGGGCTGCCGGAAGCCACCAGCGCCGTCAGCCGCGCGCGGTCGGCCGTGTAGTCCGCCGTATGGAACGCGGCCAGATCGGTGGCCAGCGCATCCCACAGCGAGAGCGCGCCAAGCGCCGCCCCGCGCGAGAGCGCCTGATCGATGGTGTCGTCGCCGGCATGATCGACGGCCGCGCGCTGGAGATAGTAGTGGATCTCCAGTTCGGCGCGCGCCGTGATATCGGCATAGGTCAAATGTTTGGGCACGGCAAAACCCTTCTGCTGCCGCCGCGCTTCCTGGAGAAACGAGCGGCGTGACGTTCGATTGTCCCGGGCGCTGCCGGCAGGCCGTCGAACGGTTCCCTGAATCTTCTCGCTGGCGGCGCCGCACGGCGCCCGCTCAGTGTGCCTGCAGCAACGATAGCAGGTCGCGTACCGCCGCTTCCTCGTCGTGCCCGTCCACCAGCAGTTGCACCAGCGAACCCGCGCGCAGGCGCGATGCCGCCGGAGCCTTCGCATCGATCTCGCGGCCGTCCGCGATCAGCCGGATGTCGCTGCCGAAGCGCCGCGCGCATTCGGCGAGCGCCGCGCCGCAGGCGCCGGTTGCCGAGAAGTCCCGCGTCGTCGCGAGCCTCACCTCCACCCAAATTGCCATGACATCTCCGAGGGGCGCGAGCGGCACGAACGCCTGCCGCGCGCCTGCCGGTTCCTCCCCCGACAAGCCCGGCGGGACATGCAAACCAGCGGGGAAAAACGGCAATGCCGACGTTATCTCGATATCATCATAGCATGTGTCGTGCATTATAATGAAACGCACATTCACGTCGTGCCGCCCTCGCGCGGCCACCCCGCCACCCCTCGACCGGACCCCTCATGTCAGCCCTGCCCGCATGCCCGCAATGCGCGATGAACAACACCTATCCCGACGGCGAACTCGTCGTCTGCGCGGACTGCGGTCACGAGTGGTCGCCCGGGGCGAACGCCGACGAGCCGGCGGCGCCCGCCGAGGCGGTGGTGAAGGACGCGCACGGCAGCGTGCTCGCGAACGGCGATTCGGTGGTGCTGATCAAGGACCTGCGGGTCAAGGGCTCGTCGATCACGCTGAAGGTCGGCACGCGGATCAAGGGCATTCGCCTCGCCAGCGGCGATCACGAAGTGGACTGCCGCACCGACGCCGGCAATTTCATGTTGAAGGCGTGCTACCTGCGCAAGGCCTGACGCGGATCCTTTTTGGGGAGGACGATGACGGATCGGAAGACGGCGTGGGACGCGTTCGCGGCGGTGTTCGCCGCGTCGCTTGGGGGCAGCAAGCCGATCGTGCTGGAGACGCGGCGCACGGTGTCGCTGCATTTCGATCTGTCGGCGGCGCAGAGCTTCATGTCGCTGACCGAACCCGAGCGGCTGGTGCTCGAGTACACGCGCAGCATGATGGGTTTCGTGCTGCTGGCGCCCGCGCCGGCGCATATCCTGATGATCGGGCTTGGCGGCGGTTCGCTGGCGAAGTACTGCCATCGGCACCTGCCCGCCGCCGCGATCACCGCGGTCGAGATCAATCCCGACGTGATCGCGCTGCGCGAACGCTTCCACCTGCCCGCCGACGGCGACCGCTTCGAGGTGATCTGCGCGGACGGTGCCCACTACATGCGCCGCCCCGAGGTTTCGGCGGACGTGATCCTGCTCGACGCCTTCGAGGCGCAGGGCATGTCGCCCCAATGCGCGAGCCAGGCGTTTCTTGAAGCGTGCCGCGAACGGCTGCGCGAGCACGGCGTATTGGTGGCGAATTTCGTCGATGACGATCCGGGACTGCCGGTTTATCTGGGGCGCGTGGAAGCCGTGTTCGGCACGGCACGCTCGGTATTGATGTCGAATAACGGCGGCAATTGCATCGTGTTCGCGTGGAACGGCGTCAGTGCGCTGCCGCATGCCGCCGTGCTGTTCAAACGGGCCGGCGGTTTCGATTTCTCGGCGGCGCTCGACTTGCACGAACTGGCGGCCCGGATCAAGCGGGGCCAGCGTTTCGAGATCGGGCAACTGAAGTGGAGCGAGTGCGGTCGGCCCCACTGGAAAATCGAAAAAATAAACGCGGAATAACGCGGCGCCCGATTATTTGTCGCGTCGCGTGGCGCGTTCGGCGGCCATGCTCGCGGTTTCGTATTTCACGTCGTGCTGCGCCAGATACTCGCGGATCAATTGCCGGACGACCTGCGACGGCGTGATGTCCTGTTCTGCACAGAGCCTCTCGAATGCCGCCTTTTTCGCGGGGTCGATCAGGATGGTCAATCGTGCAGTCTTGGTTTCCATTTGCAGGCAGAGGCCGGGTTGATATGTTAATCAGATTGTAATCGATTCATCGACCGGCACAGCCTAACCGAATGTCGGGCGTTCGTCTCGTGACGGCCGGTAGCGGCCCGCTCGCGGTCAGCGGCCGGTGCCTCGCGGCGGCGCTGTCGAGGCGCGCACCACGAGCCGCGGCTCGCCGGCCACGCGCATGAGCGGCGCGTCGTGCCTGTCGCCTTCCGCGCCCTGATCGCCATGACCACCCTGCCCCCCCGAACCGTTCAGGCCCACCAGCTCCGCGAGCAGCGCGACGGCCAGCGCGGCCGCCCCGGCGGTCGGCACCGCGACGGTGGACAGCGCGGGACGCGACTGCGCGGCCAGCTGGATGTCGGTGATGCCGACCACCGACAGGTCGTGCGGCACGCGCAGGCCGGCGTCGGCCGCCGCGTGCATCGCGCCGAGCGCGGGCAGGTCGTTGGTGGCGAACAGCGCCGTGAGGTCCGGATGCGCGGCGAGCAGTTCGCGCGCGGCCGCGTAGCCGCCTTCGATCGTGTCGGGCGCATGGCGCACCGGCGCGCTCGCGCTGGCCAGGCCCGCCGCGTCGAGCGCGGCGACGAAGCCGTCGTAGCGCGCCGCATGGATGCCCGACGCCTTGCTGCCGACCAGTGCGCCGATCCGGCGATGGCCGAGCGCGAGCAGATGCGCGGCCGCCAGTTCGCCCGCGAGGCGGAAGTCCACCGCGACGCAAGGCAGCCCCGGCGGCAGCTCGGGCCGCTCCCACATGCACAGCACTACCGGCGTGCCGCGCGCCACGGTGGCGTGCAGGTCGTCGAGATCGAGATTGGCGTTCATCACCAGCACGCCCTCCGACAGCGTGCCGGCGATCTGCTCCAGGTAGCCGCGGCCGATGGCGGGATCGTTCTCGGTGTTGCAGATGATCAGGTAGCGGCCGCTGCGGCGCAGCGCGTTCTCCACCGCTAGTGCGAACTCCGGATAGAACGGGTTGGCGATGCTCGATACCATCAACGCGATGGTCGGCGCCCGCCCTTCCGCGAGCGCGCGCGCGGCCAGGTGCGGCCGGTAGCCGAGCGCCTCGACGGCGGCCAGTACGCGTTCGCGCGTGAGCGCCCCGACCCGGCCGCGGTTGCGCAGCACGTTCGAGACGGTGGCGGGCGTCACGCCCGCGGCTTGGGCGACTTCGGCAAGCGTCGGCATTGTCTCAATAGATGAAATCTTGTCTCAATATTTGCTGGCGGCGCCGGCCCGTTGCATGATGGGCCGATATCAGAAGGAAAAACGGAGACGACCTGCCCCGATCGCCACGGCGATCGTTTCTCGTGGCTCGCAGGTTAAGCGCTTAATCTCCGCGATTCTGCGATTAAAACATGGAGACGCAGCGATGGCGAGCATTTCGTTGAAAGGCGTTCAGAAGGCGTATGGCGGCGCCGCCCCGGTGATCCGCGACGTCGATCTGGAGATTGGCGCGCACGAGTTCTGCGTGTTCCTCGGGCCGTCCGGCTGCGGGAAATCCACGCTGCTGCGGATGATCGCGGGCCTGGAGGACGTCAGCGACGGCGAGATCGCGATCGGCGGACGGCGCGTCAACGACCTGTCGGCCGCGCAGCGCGGCGTGGCGATGGTGTTCCAGAGCTATGCGCTGTTCCCGCACATGACGGTCTACGAGAACATCGCGTTCGGCCTGCGGCTCGCGAAGACACCGAAGCCCGAGATCGACCGCAAGGTGCGCGAGGCGGCCCGCATCCTGCAACTGGAGGCGCTGCTCGAGCGCCATCCGAAGGCGCTTTCGGGCGGCCAGCGGCAGCGCGTTGCGATCGGCCGCGCGATCGTGCGCGAGCCCGGCGTGTTCCTGTTCGACGAACCGCTCTCGAACCTCGACGCGACGCTGCGCGGCCAGACCCGCATCGAGATCGGCCGCCTGCACCGGCAGTTCGCCGAGGCGAGCGTGGTCTACGTGACGCACGACCAGGTGGAGGCAATGACGCTCGCCGACAAGATCGTGCTGCTGCACAGCGGTGAGGATACCGAACGATACGGCAGCATCGCGCAGGTCGGCGCGCCGCTCGATCTCTACTACCGGCCCGCGAGCCGCTTCGTGGCCGGCTTCATCGGCTCGCCGCGCATGAACTTCCTGGCCGCGCGCGTGCTGGCGGCCGAGGCCGGCGGGCTGTGCGTGCAGCTCGACGGCGGCGGCGAGACCGCCGTGCTGCCGCTCGCGCGTGACGGCGCGGCGCCCGGCGCCGCCGTCACGTTCGGCATCCGCCCCGAGCATCTGGAGTTCGTGGCGGCGGGCGCGGGCGGCAAGGCGCCCGACGGCGCGCTGCTGCTGACGCGCCGCGTCACGCTGGTCGAGGCGCTCGGCGAACACAGCTACGTCCACCTCGAGCAGCCCGACGGCACGCTGATCGCGAAGGCGCCCGGCGAGCTGCGCGTCGCGCCCGGCGACAGGGTCCGGCTGCGCGCCCCGGCCGCGTCATGCCACCTGTTCGCCGAGGACGGCTTCGCGATCGCCGCGCCGGCGCCGGCCGCGCTCTCCCCCGCCTGAGGCGGGCGCCCGATTCGTTCATCGACATTCACCGAAGCGCGCGCCCGCCGCCGGGCCGCCAAAACCCACGAGCCCCACCCAACGATCGAGGATCGACCGATGCGCCTTGGAGTCTGTTACTACCCCGAGCACTGGCCCGAAGCCATGTGGAACGACGACGCCGCGCGCATGAAGGCGCTCGGCATCGAGCAGGTGCGGATCGCCGAATTCGCCTGGAGCCGGATCGAGCCGCAGCCGGGCGAATACGACTGGGGCTGGCTCGACCGCGCGATCGAGGTGCTCGGCGCGGCCGGCCTGCAGGTCGTGATGTGTACGCCCACCGCCACGCCGCCGAAGTGGCTGATCGACCGGCATCCCGACATCCTGCCGGTGGGCGCGGACGGCCGGCCGCGCGCGTTCGGCTCGCGCCGCCACTACGATTTCTCGTCGCCGAGCTACTTCGAGGCGTCGCGGCGCATCTGCGAGGCGGTGGCGCAACGCTACGGCGCCCACCCCGCCGTCGCCTACTGGCAGACCGACAACGAATACGGCTGCCACCAGACCGTGGTCAGCTATTCGCCGGCCGCACAGGCGCGCTTTCGCGACTGGCTGCGCGCGCGCTACGGCACCATCGAGGCACTCAACACGGCCTGGGGCACGGTGTTCTGGAGCATGGAGTACCGCGGCTTCGACGAGATCGACGCGCCGGTCGGCACGGTCACCGAGGCGCATCCGTCGCATCGGCTCGACTATCGCCGCTTCGCCTCGGACGAAGTGCGCCGCTACAACCGGATGCAGGTCGAGATCATTCGCGCGCATTCGCCGGGCCGGCCAATCGCGCACAACTTCATGCAGCTGTTCACCGAGTTCGACCACTATCCGGTGGCGGCCGACCTCGACGTGGCGAGCTGGGACAGCTACCCGCTCGGCGCGCTCGAGGAGCAGTGGTACGCGCCGGACGTGAAGGCGCGCTACCTGCGCACCGGCCACCCCGATTTCGCCGCGTTCAACCACGACCTCTACCGCGGCATGTCGCGGCTGCCTTTCTGGGTGATGGAGCAGCAGCCGGGGCCGGTGAACTGGGCGCACTGGAACCCGGCGCCGCTGCCGGGCATGGTGCGGCTCTGGAGCTGGGAGGCGTTCGCCCACGGCGCCGGCTGCGTGTCGTATTTCCGCTGGCGCCAGGCGCCGTTCGCGCAGGAGCAGATGCACGCGGGCCTGAACACGCCCGACAACCGGCTCGATATCGGCGGCAGCGAGGCCGCCGCGGTGGCCGGCGAGCTGCGCGCGCTGCTCGCCGATGCCGAGGCCGACGCCACCGCGCCGGTCCGCTCGCGCGTGGCGCTGCTGTTCGACTACACGGCGAAGTGGCTGTTCGAGGTGCATCCGCAAGGTGCCGATTTCCACTATCCGCGCTTCGTGGTGGAGTATTACTCGGCGCTGCGCTCGCTCGGCTTCGACGTGGACGTGGTGGCCGCCGACGCGCCGCTCGACGGCTACCAGCTGGTGGTGGTGCCGCCGCTGCCGATCGTCTCCGAGGCGCTGGCGCAGCGGCTCGCCAGCTGCGGCGCGCAGGTCGTGCTCGGCCCGCGCACGGGCTCGAAGACGCCCGACCTGCAGATTCCCGCGAACCTGCCGCCGGGCCCGCTCGCGGCGCATCTGCCGGTCCGCGTCTGGCGCGTGGAGTCGCTGCGGCCGACGCTCGCCGAGACCGTGCAGGTTGCCGCCGGCGGCGACGCCGCCGCGTTCGAGACGCAGGCGCGCCACTGGCGTGACCTGATCGAGGTCGACGCCGCGCGGGCGGACTCGGTCGAGATCCGCGCGCGCTTTCACGACGGTCATCCCGCCTATCTGCGGCACGGCGTGTTCCACTACTTCGCGAGCCTGTTCGACGAGGCCGGCACGGCCGCGCTGCTGGCGCGCGTCGCGCGCGAGGCCGGGCTCGCGCCCGTCGCGCTCGGCGACGCGGTGCGCGTGAGCCGGCGCGGCGCGCTGACCTGGGTGTTCAACTACGGCCCGCAGCCGTACCGGATCGACGCCGCGATTCCCGACGCGGCGATCCTGGTCGGCACGCGCTGCATCGAGGCGGCCGGCGTCGCCGCGTATCGCACGGCGGCCGGTTGAGTTTTCACGGCGCGTCGGTGGTCCGGTCGCGCCGTTCGATTTCGTTGTTTCGCAGTTCCGCAGTTCCGACAAAAACCGAAACCAGGAGACAGCAGATGAACACTCAACCCCGCTTCCGGCGCGGCCTCGCCGCGCTTGCCGTGGCCGCGCTGGCCGGCCTGTCGGCGACGGCCGCGTTGGCCGGCACGCTGAGCGTCAACATCGCGTTCAAGGGCGCGAGCCAGCGCGCGGTGTGGACCCAGGTGGTCGATCAGTTCAAGCAATCGCACCCCGGCACCGACGTCAAGCTCGCGTTCGTCGACGAGGAAGCCTACAAGGTGCAGTTGCCGAACTGGCTGACCACGGCGCCGCCCGACATCATCAACTGGCACGACGGCGAGCGCATGGCCTACTACGCCAAGCGCGGGCTGTTCGAGGATCTCTCCGCCGACTGGCAGAAGAACCACTGGGACACGATGTACGCCTCGACCAAGGAGGCCTCGTCGTACCAGGGCAAGCCTTACGCGGCGCCCACCGTCTACTACGCGTGGGGGATGTTCTATCGCAAGAACCTGTTCAGGAAGGTGGGCATCGCCGCCGAGCCGACCACCTGGGCCGAGTTTCTCGACGACTGCAAGAAGCTCAAGGCCGCCGGCATCACGCCGATCGCGGTGGGCGGCCGCGATGCGTGGACGCTGGCCGGCTGGTTCGACTACCTCGACCTGCGCCTGAACGGCAACGCGTTCCACCAGCAGCTGATGGCCGGCCAGATCGCCTACACCGACGCGCGCGTGAAGAAGGTCTACACCACCTGG
The genomic region above belongs to Burkholderia plantarii and contains:
- the cfa gene encoding cyclopropane fatty acyl phospholipid synthase, translating into MEAATVATQPEDRVEPVQAEVHTSAAYRLVEELLSRADVRLDGSRPWDIRLLDPKVPERVLAYGNLGFGEAYMQGQWECDQLDELFRRILMARVDEQVHGTRLIWQALRARWTNRQTARRAWQVGEQHYDIGNAFYEAMLDRRMTYTCGYWGDGATTLDQAQEHKLDLICRKLGLKPGMRLLDIGCGWGSLMGYAAERYGVSCVGVTISKEQAAWGAKRYAHLPIEFRLTDYRDVDERFDRIASVGMFEHVGARNYRTYMEVAQRCLADDGLFLLHTIGKNRRETTPDPWIDRYIFPNGEIPALAHVTEALEGLFVVEDLHNFGADYDRTLMAWYRNFDAAWPRFAAEKGETFRRMWRYYLLSCAGGFRAREIQLWQWVLSPRGVVGGYHRP
- a CDS encoding HPr family phosphocarrier protein, whose amino-acid sequence is MNVRFIIMHDTCYDDIEITSALPFFPAGLHVPPGLSGEEPAGARQAFVPLAPLGDVMAIWVEVRLATTRDFSATGACGAALAECARRFGSDIRLIADGREIDAKAPAASRLRAGSLVQLLVDGHDEEAAVRDLLSLLQAH
- a CDS encoding zinc ribbon domain-containing protein YjdM, with amino-acid sequence MSALPACPQCAMNNTYPDGELVVCADCGHEWSPGANADEPAAPAEAVVKDAHGSVLANGDSVVLIKDLRVKGSSITLKVGTRIKGIRLASGDHEVDCRTDAGNFMLKACYLRKA
- a CDS encoding fused MFS/spermidine synthase; amino-acid sequence: MTDRKTAWDAFAAVFAASLGGSKPIVLETRRTVSLHFDLSAAQSFMSLTEPERLVLEYTRSMMGFVLLAPAPAHILMIGLGGGSLAKYCHRHLPAAAITAVEINPDVIALRERFHLPADGDRFEVICADGAHYMRRPEVSADVILLDAFEAQGMSPQCASQAFLEACRERLREHGVLVANFVDDDPGLPVYLGRVEAVFGTARSVLMSNNGGNCIVFAWNGVSALPHAAVLFKRAGGFDFSAALDLHELAARIKRGQRFEIGQLKWSECGRPHWKIEKINAE
- a CDS encoding ribbon-helix-helix protein, CopG family gives rise to the protein METKTARLTILIDPAKKAAFERLCAEQDITPSQVVRQLIREYLAQHDVKYETASMAAERATRRDK
- a CDS encoding LacI family DNA-binding transcriptional regulator translates to MPTLAEVAQAAGVTPATVSNVLRNRGRVGALTRERVLAAVEALGYRPHLAARALAEGRAPTIALMVSSIANPFYPEFALAVENALRRSGRYLIICNTENDPAIGRGYLEQIAGTLSEGVLVMNANLDLDDLHATVARGTPVVLCMWERPELPPGLPCVAVDFRLAGELAAAHLLALGHRRIGALVGSKASGIHAARYDGFVAALDAAGLASASAPVRHAPDTIEGGYAAARELLAAHPDLTALFATNDLPALGAMHAAADAGLRVPHDLSVVGITDIQLAAQSRPALSTVAVPTAGAAALAVALLAELVGLNGSGGQGGHGDQGAEGDRHDAPLMRVAGEPRLVVRASTAPPRGTGR
- a CDS encoding ABC transporter ATP-binding protein; amino-acid sequence: MASISLKGVQKAYGGAAPVIRDVDLEIGAHEFCVFLGPSGCGKSTLLRMIAGLEDVSDGEIAIGGRRVNDLSAAQRGVAMVFQSYALFPHMTVYENIAFGLRLAKTPKPEIDRKVREAARILQLEALLERHPKALSGGQRQRVAIGRAIVREPGVFLFDEPLSNLDATLRGQTRIEIGRLHRQFAEASVVYVTHDQVEAMTLADKIVLLHSGEDTERYGSIAQVGAPLDLYYRPASRFVAGFIGSPRMNFLAARVLAAEAGGLCVQLDGGGETAVLPLARDGAAPGAAVTFGIRPEHLEFVAAGAGGKAPDGALLLTRRVTLVEALGEHSYVHLEQPDGTLIAKAPGELRVAPGDRVRLRAPAASCHLFAEDGFAIAAPAPAALSPA
- a CDS encoding beta-galactosidase, giving the protein MRLGVCYYPEHWPEAMWNDDAARMKALGIEQVRIAEFAWSRIEPQPGEYDWGWLDRAIEVLGAAGLQVVMCTPTATPPKWLIDRHPDILPVGADGRPRAFGSRRHYDFSSPSYFEASRRICEAVAQRYGAHPAVAYWQTDNEYGCHQTVVSYSPAAQARFRDWLRARYGTIEALNTAWGTVFWSMEYRGFDEIDAPVGTVTEAHPSHRLDYRRFASDEVRRYNRMQVEIIRAHSPGRPIAHNFMQLFTEFDHYPVAADLDVASWDSYPLGALEEQWYAPDVKARYLRTGHPDFAAFNHDLYRGMSRLPFWVMEQQPGPVNWAHWNPAPLPGMVRLWSWEAFAHGAGCVSYFRWRQAPFAQEQMHAGLNTPDNRLDIGGSEAAAVAGELRALLADAEADATAPVRSRVALLFDYTAKWLFEVHPQGADFHYPRFVVEYYSALRSLGFDVDVVAADAPLDGYQLVVVPPLPIVSEALAQRLASCGAQVVLGPRTGSKTPDLQIPANLPPGPLAAHLPVRVWRVESLRPTLAETVQVAAGGDAAAFETQARHWRDLIEVDAARADSVEIRARFHDGHPAYLRHGVFHYFASLFDEAGTAALLARVAREAGLAPVALGDAVRVSRRGALTWVFNYGPQPYRIDAAIPDAAILVGTRCIEAAGVAAYRTAAG
- a CDS encoding ABC transporter substrate-binding protein; protein product: MNTQPRFRRGLAALAVAALAGLSATAALAGTLSVNIAFKGASQRAVWTQVVDQFKQSHPGTDVKLAFVDEEAYKVQLPNWLTTAPPDIINWHDGERMAYYAKRGLFEDLSADWQKNHWDTMYASTKEASSYQGKPYAAPTVYYAWGMFYRKNLFRKVGIAAEPTTWAEFLDDCKKLKAAGITPIAVGGRDAWTLAGWFDYLDLRLNGNAFHQQLMAGQIAYTDARVKKVYTTWKQLIDAGYFIDNALSYDLDAAQPFLFQDKAAMMLMGTFITGGFTPAVRQDMGFFRFPVIDANVPTAEDGPVESLHIPARAKNKADARAFLAFVETPAIGAQLARGLGSLSANSQSPEPDDAISKVAFHILADTKGGIAQFYDRDMTKEMADEGMKGMQQFLADPGKLDAVLAQLEAARQRIYRK